Part of the Gammaproteobacteria bacterium genome, CGCACAGCAGTGCATGTGACCTACTCACAGGATCGGTCCGATCATATACGCACATTGCTGAATGACCTGCAGAATAGTATTGTCAGTGCGGTCATTCTGGTGATGGTTGTGGTGATAGCTGCGCTGGGTATTCGTACAGCGGGATTGGTGGGGATTGCCATACCCGGCTCATTCCTCACTGCTTTGCTGATTTTGTTTATCCTGGGCATTTCCTTGAACATGGTGGTGTTGTTCAGCCTGATCCTTGCGGTGGGTATGCTGGTTGATGGTGCTATTGTTGTAACCGAGTATGCAGACCGACAGATGATTGACGGTGCAACGCCCAGGGTGGCCTACACCGCTGCCTCTAAGAGAATGGCCTGGCCGATCATTGCGTCGACGGCAACGACACTGGCAGCATTCTTGCCCTTAACCTTCTGGCCGGGTGTGGTGGGTGAATTTATGAAATACCTGCCAATGACCGTGCTGATTACGCTGTCGGCATCGTTGCTGATGGCGCTGGTGTTTGTGCCTACTTTGGGTAGTCTTTTTGGTCGGGCCGGAAATACCAGTATTACCAGTCAGCGCATTGTGCAGGCTGGTGAGCGCGGTGACCTGCAGACCATACCTGGATTTACGGGTGTTTACGCTCGGGTGCTTCGAAGCGCATTATCCCACCCAACCAAGGTGCTGGTCGGATCGATCGTTGTGTTGATTTGCGCACAACTGGGTTACGCAACCTTCGGTTCTGGTGTCGAGTTTTTTCCGGACGTCGAGCCGGATAATGCCAAGATTCAGGTCCGGGCCCGGGGCAATCTCTCACTGATTGAACAAAATGAGCTTATGCGCGAAGTTGAGGCGCGGGTCTTTGACATCGGCGGCGTAAAAACGTTTTATACACGCGTTGGTCGTGACGCCGACTCTGAACAAGCTGAGGACATAATCGGCAGCATATCGATGGAGTTTGCCGACTGGAGAACCCGGGAGAAAGTCGCTCAGATCTTCGACAAGATCCGAAATCAAGTAGACGATCTCGCCGGTATTGTGATTGACCTTAGAAAAGAAGAAGGTGGCCCTCCGGTTGGCAAGCCTATCCAGATTCAGCTCGCCTCGCGTAACCCCGAACTGTTGATACCTGCGGCCGCGCGCGTTCGCAACAAATTAAACAGCATGATAGGACTCAACAGTATAGAAGATTCACGACCATTGCCTGGTATCGATTGGGAGATCGTGGTCGATCGGGCACAAGCAGCGAAATACGGAGCAGACGTTGGTTCCGTGGGCAATATGATTCAGATGACGACGGTTGGTTACAAAATCGGTACTTATCGGCCGGACGACAGCAATGATGAGATCGATATTCGGACCCGTTTTCCCCAGGCGCACAGGACGATCAAAGAACTCAATCATGTACGACTGAATACACCAATGGGTGCTGTGCCCATATCCAACTTTGTAGTTCGACAAGCGAGAGAGAAAATCGGCACCATAAAACGGGTCGACGGACAGCGCGTAATTACGGTCCAGGCCGATGTCGACGATGGTGTTTTGGTTGATGACAAGCTGCGTGAACTCGAAGAGTGGCTTAAGGCGGCAGACTTTGATCAACGTATAGACGTCGCCTTCAAAGGTGAAGATGAAGAACAGGCCAAAGCGCGATCGTTCCTGGGGAAAGCCTTTGTGGTTGCATTGTTTGTGATGGCGGCCATTCTGATTACACAGTTCAACAGTTTCTACAGTGCTTTTCTGATTCTTTTTGCGGTCGCTATGTCAACCATAGGTGTATTTTTAGGATTACTGATCACCGGGTCACCCTTTGGAATTGTTATGAATGGAATTGGTGTGATCGCTCTCGCGGGCATAGTCGTGAACAACAATATCGTTCTGATCGATACTTATGACAGATTAAAGGCCATTATTGCCGACCCCTTTGAAGCAGTTATGCGTACTGGGGTACAGCGACTCCGCCCGGTTCTATTGACCAGTGTCACGACGATACTCGGACTTTTGCCCATGGTGTTGGGCATCAATATAGATTTTCTTGCACGGGAAGTGACCTACGGTGCACCATCGACTCAGTGGTGGCGACAGCTTTCCACCTCAATTGTGTTTGGCCTGGGTTTTGCGACTGTTCTTACTCTCATTGTGACCCCATGTGCTCTGATGCTTAAAGCGAATATTCACAAGTGGCGTCAGCATCGGAGCCGTCTTGGCGCGGATAAAACCGTCACTGCCTAGTTGTCAGGTGTCGTTTTCCACAGGGTTAGATTAAGTCTGGAGCTTAACCGGCACATCCGGAACCCACAGGTATCCATCGGAATCCAGCAGGTAGGCTTCCCTCAAACCATGCGGTTTGTCGGAGGCGCTTTGCAGCACGGTAAAATCTTGGGCAATCGCATGGGCCTGAGCCTTATCGGGGTCACAACCATGTAGCCTCAATTCAACAGCCCCCCCCCGGTGAGCCAGCTTCGCAAGTGTGGCATTCAACGGGTGGCTGTCGTAGGTATGATCTGCATGGATCATCCACTCGGCACCATATCCACGTACGACTGCGAAATCAGTATCGTGATAGACGATGTCTGCACCCAGAACGTCGTGCTGAAAAATCAGGGCGCGTTCGAGGTTTGCTGAAATCAGATTGATGGTCAGTCCTTGTAGTGACTGACCATACACATCTGCCGCCAGCCAAGGTTCCCCCTTACGTTTTTTCATTGACGATAGTTTTGCCCCAGGAATCTCGGAGTTCGACGGTGCGGTTGAACACTAGATGAGAGGGTGTTGAATCTGAATCTACGCAAAAGTATCCGACCCTTTCGAACTGGAATGACTGTCCAGCTGTGGCGTCAATGAGCCCGGGCTCGACTTTGCTGTTGGTGATCACTGCCTTTGAGTCTGGGTTGAGTAGTTTGAGAAAGTCTTTGCTGTGATCCGCCAGCGGATTAGCATCCTGGAAAAGTCGATCATACTGGCGCACTTCGGCCTCTAAAGCATGTTGGGCCGATACCCAGTGCAGCGTGCCCTTGACCTTTCTGCCATCGGGAGCGCGACCACCTCGGCTTTCGGGGTCGTAACTACAGCGCAGTTCTGAGATTTGACCCTCTGAGTTATGTATCACCGCCGTACAGGTTATGAAGTAGGCGTAACGCAGGCGTACTTCTCTGCCCGGTGCGAGACGAAAGAATTTTTTCGGCGCCTCTTCCATGAAGTCCTGTCGATCAATGTAGAGTTCGCGGCTGAAAGGGATCTGTCGACTGCCCATATCTGGATTATTTGGGTGATTTTGAGCTTCGAACTGCTCGACTTGGCCTTGCGGATAGTTTTCGATCACTATTTTGAGCGGGTCCATAACAGCGAAGACACGCGGCGCATTTTTGTCAAGGTCTTCGCGGACGCAATTTTCCAGAACGCTGGCTTCGATTTGCTGTTCGTTTTTGGTCACACCGATGCGGGTACAGAAGTTTCGAATAGCGCGGGGTGTATAGCCCCGACGCCGCAGGCCTGAAAGAGTGGGCATTCTCGGGTCGTCCCAGCCGCTGACGCGATTCTCATCGACCAGTATCGTCAGCAGGCGCTTGCTCATAATCGTGTAGTCCAGCGACATCCTGGAGAACTCGATCTGACGAGGTCGTTTAGAAATCGTTACGTTATCGAGCACCCAGTCATAAAACGGCCTCTGATCTTCGAATTCAAGAGTACACAATGAGTGGGTAACGCCTTCGATCGTATCTGAAAGCGGGTGAGTGAAGCCATACATCGGATAGATACACCAGCGGTCTCCCGTATTGTGGTGGCCGCTGTGCCGGATACGGTATATCGTAGGATCTCGCATATGGATGTTGGGCGCAGCCATATCGATTTTTGCTCGGAGAACATGCGAGCCGTCCGGGAAATCACCTGCGCGCATTCTTTCGAAAAGTTCCAGGTTCTCAGCCACGGACCGGTTACGATAAGGGCTGTCTGATCCTGGCTCAGTCAGAGTGCCCCGGGATGTGCGGATCTCTTCTGCGCTCAGACTACAGATGAAGGCTTTGCCATTCTCAGTGAGTTCGACTGCCCAGTCATAGAGTTGTGGGAAGTAATCCGACGCATGGGTCAGACGATCTTCCCAGTTGAATCCTAACCAGCGCACATCAGTTTTGATCGATTCGACATACTCCGGGCTTTCCTTATCGGGGTTGGTATCGTCAAAACGCAAAAAGCAGCGACCCGCAAAGTCTTCGGCCAGACCGAAATTGAGACACATGGACTTTGCATGGCCGATGTGCAGATAACCATTGGGTTCAGGTGGGAACCGGGTGACGATCCCGTCTGTATGATGCCCGTCGGTAATATCTGACTCAATGATCTGGCGGATGAAATTGGTTGGCGTTACCGGTTTAGAAGTATCGTTCATGTTGATTTGTTTCGATCAATTCAGCGATGTGTGGCCGCTGCCTATCCCGTGAGCACAATATTTTACTCGTCATAGCGGACAACTTGTGATCTACCGTCGACGGGGCGTCGCAGGTTGGCAGCCCCGAATTCCAGCCCAAGCCGGATCAAGTAGCTGGGCAAAGGTCTCCGCTGGCGGACCGTAAAATACAAAGTGCTGTTGATTCATCTCGTATTTCGTGCTACTGAATGTTCCCAGGTACTGGAAAAGCCACCGCATGGCCGGGCTGGAACCGGCCAAATGGGTCGTCGGAACGGGCTTTTGCCAGTGCAACAAGAAACCAAAAGAGGCAGGAAGGAGAACGTTAAATGGCCTACACAACAGAAGGCATCCGGAACCTTGCGCTCGTCGGTCACGCCGGGAGTGGGAAAACTACATTAGCAGAAAGTCTGCTCCTAGATGCTGGCGTCATCAATGAAGCCGGTGTGGTTGAAAAAGGTTCGACGGTAACTGACTTCGATGAACTTGAACAAAAACACCACCACTCGCTGACAGCTGCAGTGGCATCCTATGATCATGACGGCACGCATATTAACCTGATCGA contains:
- a CDS encoding efflux RND transporter permease subunit, which translates into the protein MTALIDHAVGRSRTVLATLVFILIAGSFAYRDIPKESQPDISIPIIYVTVSHDGISPEDAERLIIRPLEQELRGIEGIKEMRSTGYEGGANVLLEFEAGFEADTALQDVREKVDVAKSSLPAASEDPEVHEVNFSLFPVLVVILSGDVPDRTLYRLVRKLKDDLEGLSAVLEAKIAGERKEMVEVLIDPVALESYGLDPATAANTVRGSNLLVAAGLQDTGQGRFSIKVPGLFESVKDIIELPVKVDGDSVVRVGNIAEVRRTFKDPVSYARVNGRPSVALEVSKRSGENVIDTIERIREVVEAERARWPQGLRTAVHVTYSQDRSDHIRTLLNDLQNSIVSAVILVMVVVIAALGIRTAGLVGIAIPGSFLTALLILFILGISLNMVVLFSLILAVGMLVDGAIVVTEYADRQMIDGATPRVAYTAASKRMAWPIIASTATTLAAFLPLTFWPGVVGEFMKYLPMTVLITLSASLLMALVFVPTLGSLFGRAGNTSITSQRIVQAGERGDLQTIPGFTGVYARVLRSALSHPTKVLVGSIVVLICAQLGYATFGSGVEFFPDVEPDNAKIQVRARGNLSLIEQNELMREVEARVFDIGGVKTFYTRVGRDADSEQAEDIIGSISMEFADWRTREKVAQIFDKIRNQVDDLAGIVIDLRKEEGGPPVGKPIQIQLASRNPELLIPAAARVRNKLNSMIGLNSIEDSRPLPGIDWEIVVDRAQAAKYGADVGSVGNMIQMTTVGYKIGTYRPDDSNDEIDIRTRFPQAHRTIKELNHVRLNTPMGAVPISNFVVRQAREKIGTIKRVDGQRVITVQADVDDGVLVDDKLRELEEWLKAADFDQRIDVAFKGEDEEQAKARSFLGKAFVVALFVMAAILITQFNSFYSAFLILFAVAMSTIGVFLGLLITGSPFGIVMNGIGVIALAGIVVNNNIVLIDTYDRLKAIIADPFEAVMRTGVQRLRPVLLTSVTTILGLLPMVLGINIDFLAREVTYGAPSTQWWRQLSTSIVFGLGFATVLTLIVTPCALMLKANIHKWRQHRSRLGADKTVTA
- a CDS encoding glutamine--tRNA ligase/YqeY domain fusion protein, with the protein product MNDTSKPVTPTNFIRQIIESDITDGHHTDGIVTRFPPEPNGYLHIGHAKSMCLNFGLAEDFAGRCFLRFDDTNPDKESPEYVESIKTDVRWLGFNWEDRLTHASDYFPQLYDWAVELTENGKAFICSLSAEEIRTSRGTLTEPGSDSPYRNRSVAENLELFERMRAGDFPDGSHVLRAKIDMAAPNIHMRDPTIYRIRHSGHHNTGDRWCIYPMYGFTHPLSDTIEGVTHSLCTLEFEDQRPFYDWVLDNVTISKRPRQIEFSRMSLDYTIMSKRLLTILVDENRVSGWDDPRMPTLSGLRRRGYTPRAIRNFCTRIGVTKNEQQIEASVLENCVREDLDKNAPRVFAVMDPLKIVIENYPQGQVEQFEAQNHPNNPDMGSRQIPFSRELYIDRQDFMEEAPKKFFRLAPGREVRLRYAYFITCTAVIHNSEGQISELRCSYDPESRGGRAPDGRKVKGTLHWVSAQHALEAEVRQYDRLFQDANPLADHSKDFLKLLNPDSKAVITNSKVEPGLIDATAGQSFQFERVGYFCVDSDSTPSHLVFNRTVELRDSWGKTIVNEKT